A genome region from Maridesulfovibrio salexigens DSM 2638 includes the following:
- a CDS encoding response regulator, whose protein sequence is MRNTRIMLVDDEERLLCTTKKLFEKLGFEVLTCTSGKEALELLEQTDVHVVFLDIKMPGMDGIETLQRIKKKFPFVEVVILTGHASMEAAVEGLKLGAFDFLIKPVSMKELLENVEEASAKIHRQKQRFLSARKENQE, encoded by the coding sequence ATGAGGAACACAAGAATCATGCTTGTAGACGACGAGGAACGTCTGCTTTGCACTACCAAGAAGCTTTTCGAGAAATTGGGATTTGAAGTCTTGACCTGTACATCAGGAAAAGAAGCACTCGAATTGCTGGAGCAGACAGATGTTCACGTTGTCTTTCTTGACATCAAAATGCCGGGCATGGACGGCATCGAAACTTTGCAGCGAATCAAAAAAAAGTTCCCGTTTGTGGAAGTGGTTATCCTGACAGGGCACGCCTCAATGGAGGCGGCGGTAGAAGGCTTGAAATTAGGTGCATTCGATTTCTTGATCAAACCGGTGAGTATGAAGGAGCTGCTTGAAAATGTAGAGGAGGCATCAGCAAAAATACACAGACAGAAACAACGATTTCTTTCGGCCCGGAAGGAAAATCAGGAATAG
- a CDS encoding response regulator, with product MEIIKVLMVDDEERFRETTAKILTRKGFETMLAASGEEALDMLSHSPDVIILDVRMGGMSGHETLERIREKDPDIPIIMLTGHGDISGAKKAYSAGAYDYLAKPCDIDLLAAKINDAFHSVAKVKLPEKSVGSVMIPLDEYTEVEADSTISEAIAALRKSMQGLVATNRLMESGHRSVIARNADGSTAGILSPRDLLYAVLPEYLSAPKPSTADSLQYSAMFWDGQFTTLAEKLAGRTVRSLLSGEFLTIESSANLMDATNALITSGKRRIIVQENGIDVGIVREQELFYEIARIISSR from the coding sequence ATGGAAATTATCAAAGTCCTCATGGTTGATGATGAGGAACGTTTTCGCGAGACAACTGCAAAAATCCTTACCCGCAAGGGCTTCGAAACGATGCTTGCGGCTAGTGGAGAAGAGGCTCTGGATATGCTGTCCCATTCGCCGGATGTCATCATTCTTGATGTCAGAATGGGAGGAATGAGCGGTCATGAAACCCTTGAAAGAATCAGGGAAAAGGATCCTGATATTCCCATCATTATGCTTACAGGCCATGGCGATATTTCGGGGGCTAAAAAGGCCTATTCCGCAGGCGCTTATGACTATCTGGCAAAGCCCTGCGATATCGACCTGCTTGCAGCCAAAATCAATGATGCATTTCACAGTGTGGCAAAAGTGAAGCTGCCGGAAAAATCGGTTGGAAGTGTGATGATTCCCCTTGATGAGTACACGGAGGTCGAAGCGGACAGCACCATAAGCGAAGCAATTGCTGCTCTGCGGAAGTCTATGCAGGGGCTGGTTGCGACAAACAGACTCATGGAGTCCGGGCATCGCTCTGTAATCGCACGGAACGCGGACGGTAGTACTGCCGGTATCCTCAGTCCCCGCGATCTGCTTTATGCTGTTCTTCCTGAATACCTTTCAGCACCGAAGCCTTCCACTGCGGACAGTCTTCAATATTCGGCAATGTTTTGGGATGGCCAATTCACAACTCTTGCAGAGAAGCTTGCGGGCAGGACTGTTCGCTCTCTGCTGTCTGGAGAGTTCCTGACTATTGAATCCTCAGCGAACCTTATGGATGCGACTAATGCCCTTATCACCTCAGGCAAGAGACGCATAATCGTTCAAGAGAACGGCATAGATGTTGGCATCGTCAGGGAGCAGGAACTCTTTTACGAAATAGCTCGAATTATTTCGTCCAGATAA
- a CDS encoding SLC13 family permease: MSNSKKKATGYDKFVNWRLLIIPVVLFFIILALPTPQGMKKVGMQYSVGPKVVTNYISEQLFGAGSAAVEQWQALTARMMEQNMRMGALSKKRFMSRNEKWVKKYKIPVDSANLVKARDYVDKNISDEVFLNIMKSAYNLRTKNLNYSDLSQNDKKNADGGAWKIKVAIAMVVFVVFCFMTECMPLPGVAFCIGLILVFSGVVTRSQVAGLYWSDAVWFIMGSLMFAAAFVKTGVDKRMCMLMFKKLAVPNVRWITLIFFVVISPLAAFISDHALAAMFLPIGMLLYQNSLTDEVPEDKELAKMLMISIAMACNIGGPGAPSGGARNVIMMTYLTDMFGMDIGYAQWIMYCMPFVIVMIPLTWIVCNMLFKPRITSLAPAMRHLESEINKMGRWNRDQIWAMVIFLVMVFGWFTEKAFYNIGIYPIRLGIGVIAVAGAVAYLLAGVVNWRDYQEKVDWGVVWLYAGAIIFGRTLDQTGAAYWLAQSCIDMLAPLGMSEGLPLMLTSNGLTAVLTNLMADGPAAAAVGPITLNMASIVHPGTTFLPFMAMSTAVASSFAYCLIIGTPPNAIVYASGYLEPKDYLRVGIPMWFVANILIILLTAVYWSGIGFGSLPSF; encoded by the coding sequence ATGTCAAACTCAAAGAAAAAAGCAACCGGATACGATAAGTTTGTCAACTGGAGGCTGCTGATTATTCCGGTGGTACTGTTTTTTATTATTCTGGCTTTGCCCACACCGCAGGGTATGAAAAAAGTCGGGATGCAATATTCAGTAGGTCCGAAGGTTGTAACAAATTATATCAGCGAACAGCTTTTCGGTGCGGGAAGTGCTGCTGTGGAACAGTGGCAGGCGCTCACGGCGCGTATGATGGAACAGAACATGCGTATGGGCGCTTTAAGTAAGAAACGCTTCATGAGCCGTAACGAAAAGTGGGTCAAGAAATATAAGATTCCGGTTGATTCAGCCAACCTCGTTAAGGCCAGAGACTATGTGGATAAGAATATCTCTGATGAAGTCTTTTTGAATATTATGAAAAGTGCGTACAACCTGCGCACAAAGAATTTGAATTATTCCGACCTTTCTCAAAACGATAAAAAGAACGCTGATGGCGGGGCATGGAAAATTAAAGTTGCCATTGCCATGGTCGTGTTTGTCGTCTTCTGCTTTATGACCGAGTGCATGCCCCTTCCGGGGGTGGCCTTCTGCATCGGGTTGATTCTGGTATTCTCAGGTGTTGTTACCCGAAGTCAGGTGGCCGGGTTGTACTGGAGTGATGCGGTTTGGTTTATCATGGGTTCGCTTATGTTCGCAGCAGCTTTCGTTAAAACGGGAGTGGACAAGCGCATGTGCATGCTCATGTTCAAGAAGCTGGCTGTGCCTAATGTGCGCTGGATCACGCTCATCTTCTTCGTGGTCATCAGTCCGCTTGCGGCTTTCATTTCCGACCACGCCCTTGCCGCAATGTTCCTGCCCATCGGTATGCTGCTTTATCAGAACAGCCTGACCGACGAAGTTCCTGAGGACAAGGAACTGGCTAAAATGCTCATGATATCCATTGCCATGGCCTGTAACATCGGTGGTCCCGGTGCTCCTTCAGGCGGCGCCCGAAATGTAATCATGATGACATACCTTACTGATATGTTCGGTATGGACATCGGTTATGCACAGTGGATCATGTACTGCATGCCCTTCGTGATAGTTATGATTCCGCTTACCTGGATTGTCTGCAATATGCTTTTCAAGCCCCGGATTACTTCTTTGGCTCCGGCTATGCGTCATCTTGAAAGTGAAATCAATAAGATGGGCCGCTGGAACAGGGATCAGATCTGGGCCATGGTTATTTTCCTTGTCATGGTTTTCGGCTGGTTCACAGAAAAAGCTTTCTACAACATCGGCATCTACCCGATTCGCCTCGGTATCGGTGTAATCGCGGTTGCCGGTGCGGTGGCCTACCTGCTGGCCGGAGTTGTTAACTGGCGAGATTATCAGGAAAAAGTAGACTGGGGTGTTGTCTGGCTATACGCCGGTGCAATCATCTTCGGTAGAACTCTTGACCAGACCGGTGCGGCATATTGGCTGGCTCAATCCTGCATCGATATGCTGGCTCCGCTGGGTATGAGTGAAGGTCTTCCCCTTATGCTGACCTCCAACGGCCTGACCGCGGTACTGACTAACCTGATGGCTGACGGACCTGCCGCGGCCGCAGTCGGTCCGATTACCCTGAATATGGCCAGTATCGTGCATCCCGGCACAACCTTCCTTCCCTTTATGGCTATGTCTACCGCAGTGGCATCATCATTTGCATACTGCCTGATCATTGGAACTCCCCCCAACGCAATCGTCTACGCTTCCGGTTATCTGGAGCCGAAGGACTACCTGCGTGTGGGTATTCCCATGTGGTTTGTTGCGAACATTCTCATCATCCTGCTCACAGCGGTTTACTGGAGCGGAATAGGTTTCGGCAGCCTGCCGTCCTTCTAA
- a CDS encoding response regulator: MKSIHVLLVDDENDFLIAYKRRLIRRNVEVSVASSGLAALRMVEDADFDAIVLDILMPEMNGIETLKRLRAVKPEIPVIILTGHANMEALSQVSGGGAFDYLLKPVSTEELYFKIMDAVREARIRIR; the protein is encoded by the coding sequence ATGAAAAGTATCCATGTTCTTCTAGTCGATGATGAAAATGATTTCCTTATTGCTTATAAGCGCCGTCTTATTCGCCGCAATGTTGAAGTCAGTGTTGCCTCAAGCGGTTTAGCAGCCTTGCGGATGGTCGAGGATGCCGATTTTGACGCAATTGTGCTGGATATCCTGATGCCAGAAATGAACGGGATTGAAACATTGAAGCGTTTAAGGGCGGTGAAGCCTGAAATACCGGTAATTATTCTGACCGGACACGCAAATATGGAAGCTCTTTCACAAGTCTCGGGAGGAGGGGCTTTTGACTACCTGCTTAAGCCGGTCAGTACCGAAGAATTGTACTTCAAGATTATGGATGCTGTTCGAGAAGCCAGAATCAGAATTCGTTGA
- a CDS encoding PEP/pyruvate-binding domain-containing protein, translating to MRTFINAISRILRNPSADDRNSSARFLERCENFRLLLSANNSALKRMAELTEASRSVKPVGMTYIRAENIRISADVRNMIERLCRIAPGRYEGLKDAFNRILMLMNKELAADVERVSGPNIINLHELNSGLISEAGSKMALLGEVASIPGIRVPEGFSITASAFRVLLLETGLGEELKRVAQICGEENYATLRVLERNVREAISLCQFPQDLENEISEAVEQLAAGRRVSHAVRSSALCEDSLETSFAGQFHTELGVAADEIVEAYRNVIASMYTASAVTYRLNHGIRDDEMVMCVGCVEMIDAVAGGVAYSSDPSGLHEGQIVVSAVHGLPSSIVDGVTRSDLWRLDKDSLAVIYEEIVDQEWGRFMAFDGSVARRRLEPDQVNQPAIDHDVLVRIGQTVLDLEDHFDCPQDMEWALTGDGILYVLQCRPLGIMAQQHVQESVNDDHKFPVIVDSCQPASSGIASGITYYIEHAHDMIDFPFGGVLLTRVAGPELAALLPDASAVIAEFGSCTGHLANVAREYDIPALIGVPDAVEKLKGAGEVIVDAVQGRILSGSLGNNDKPRKAFNTETPVRKALCSVLKLITPLTLTDPRSPDFLPERCKTLHDITRFCHEKAVAEMFKKRAGIDDSARQMVDGDRLQYWIIDLGGGVSDNNASNDDGYVRFEDIRSNAMRSLWSGMTGFPWEGPPDVCADGFASVLFGATCNPALVPGVRNSMGERSYFIVGRNYCSLQSRLGFHYCTIEGFAADDAEMNYVLFQFKGGAADMGRRSLRLQLVAEILAEHGFHTSVRDDVLFARMEGISLEMAERGLVVAGYLLVQTRQLDMIMKDGAAVENYRNKFRREIEVLLSGGGK from the coding sequence ATGCGTACTTTCATAAATGCAATTTCCCGTATATTGAGAAATCCTTCTGCTGATGATCGCAATTCCTCAGCACGTTTCCTTGAGCGATGTGAAAATTTCCGTCTGCTGCTTTCCGCCAATAACAGTGCCCTCAAAAGGATGGCGGAACTGACTGAAGCCTCCCGCAGTGTTAAGCCTGTAGGGATGACCTATATCCGGGCTGAAAATATCAGGATATCCGCTGATGTGCGCAATATGATTGAGCGGCTATGCCGTATTGCTCCCGGAAGGTACGAGGGACTGAAGGATGCTTTCAACAGGATTCTGATGTTGATGAATAAAGAGCTTGCAGCTGATGTTGAGAGGGTTTCCGGGCCAAACATCATCAATCTCCACGAATTGAATTCCGGCCTGATATCAGAGGCAGGATCAAAGATGGCTTTGCTGGGTGAGGTGGCATCTATCCCCGGTATTCGCGTTCCCGAAGGTTTTTCTATTACCGCTTCTGCCTTCAGAGTATTGTTGTTGGAAACCGGTCTGGGTGAGGAATTAAAAAGGGTGGCCCAGATTTGCGGTGAAGAGAACTATGCAACTCTTAGGGTTTTGGAAAGAAACGTCCGCGAAGCCATCAGCCTTTGTCAATTTCCTCAGGATCTTGAAAATGAAATTTCCGAAGCAGTAGAGCAACTGGCTGCGGGGCGAAGAGTGTCTCATGCCGTGCGCAGCAGTGCTCTTTGTGAAGATAGTTTGGAAACAAGTTTTGCAGGACAATTCCATACAGAGCTGGGCGTTGCTGCTGATGAGATAGTGGAGGCGTACCGCAATGTAATTGCCAGCATGTATACTGCCTCCGCTGTTACCTATCGCCTGAATCACGGAATACGTGATGATGAGATGGTTATGTGCGTTGGGTGTGTGGAAATGATTGATGCCGTGGCAGGCGGTGTCGCCTACAGTAGTGATCCTTCAGGTCTTCATGAAGGACAGATAGTTGTTTCAGCTGTGCATGGTCTCCCCAGCAGTATTGTCGACGGGGTTACCAGAAGTGATCTTTGGCGGTTGGACAAGGATTCTCTTGCAGTAATCTATGAGGAGATAGTTGATCAGGAGTGGGGCCGCTTTATGGCTTTTGACGGAAGTGTTGCCCGCCGAAGGCTGGAGCCGGATCAAGTGAATCAGCCTGCGATAGATCATGATGTGCTTGTCCGCATAGGCCAGACAGTACTGGACCTCGAAGATCATTTTGATTGCCCTCAGGATATGGAATGGGCTTTGACAGGCGATGGGATACTGTATGTTTTGCAATGCCGTCCTTTGGGAATAATGGCGCAGCAGCATGTACAGGAAAGCGTTAATGACGATCATAAATTTCCAGTCATTGTGGATTCCTGCCAGCCCGCCAGCTCAGGAATCGCATCAGGAATTACCTACTACATCGAACATGCCCACGACATGATCGATTTCCCCTTCGGGGGAGTCCTCCTTACCAGAGTCGCCGGTCCCGAACTGGCGGCTCTGCTCCCGGATGCCTCCGCTGTGATAGCTGAATTCGGTAGTTGTACCGGACATCTGGCAAATGTGGCCCGTGAATATGATATTCCCGCTTTGATTGGTGTTCCCGATGCAGTTGAGAAGTTGAAGGGAGCAGGAGAGGTCATAGTTGACGCTGTGCAGGGCCGCATCCTTTCAGGAAGTCTTGGCAATAATGATAAGCCGCGCAAAGCCTTTAATACGGAGACTCCGGTACGCAAAGCTCTCTGTTCAGTACTCAAGCTGATTACCCCCCTGACTTTGACCGATCCCCGCAGCCCGGATTTTCTCCCGGAAAGATGTAAAACCCTGCACGACATAACCCGTTTCTGCCATGAAAAAGCCGTAGCAGAAATGTTTAAAAAGCGTGCCGGAATTGATGATTCCGCAAGGCAGATGGTGGACGGAGACAGGCTGCAATACTGGATTATTGATCTTGGGGGAGGAGTTTCAGATAACAACGCTTCCAATGATGATGGATACGTGCGTTTCGAGGATATCCGTTCCAATGCAATGAGGTCCTTGTGGTCCGGAATGACCGGTTTTCCATGGGAAGGGCCACCCGATGTATGTGCTGACGGATTTGCTTCGGTTCTTTTCGGGGCCACCTGCAATCCGGCTCTGGTTCCGGGAGTTCGCAATAGTATGGGGGAACGCAGCTATTTCATCGTGGGTCGGAATTATTGCAGCTTACAGTCCCGATTGGGTTTTCATTATTGCACCATTGAAGGCTTTGCCGCTGATGATGCTGAAATGAATTACGTTCTCTTTCAGTTTAAGGGCGGAGCTGCGGATATGGGCAGGAGGTCTTTGCGATTGCAGTTGGTGGCCGAAATACTGGCGGAGCATGGATTTCATACCTCTGTCCGTGATGATGTGCTGTTTGCCCGTATGGAAGGTATCTCTTTGGAAATGGCCGAGCGAGGATTAGTTGTCGCCGGATACCTGCTTGTGCAGACCAGGCAGCTGGACATGATCATGAAGGACGGTGCTGCCGTTGAGAACTACAGGAATAAATTCCGCAGGGAAATTGAAGTCCTGCTCTCCGGGGGTGGAAAATGA
- a CDS encoding sensor histidine kinase encodes MKAFHYLQLKWKLTATALSFSLIPLFLLGFVLHGQFSESYEDKLRSNLRLTVLNKADAIDMFLEERVVQLQNIANTNFFSEISNQEKLNSLFDAIYSTSNSFIDLGVFDQQGNHVAYCGPYDLKNINYQDQRWFNQAMLKGVFISDVFMGYRNFPHFVIAVKRREQGRTWILRATIDSDVFNSLVSNVRTGQLGDAYLINSNLLLQTSSRRGGDVLSKAILPEFSPGGNVEIIKWNDHGTRMVAGIMQLNMVDWSLVVLENPEEELSPVIRDQSLVFVLLFVCALMISIGTYFVITSIVRKLMTADKEKSLMDATVMQSSKMASLGKMAAGVAHEVNNPLSIIRESAGWIRDMISDGGFEGVKDLPNLEEALGDIERHVERARSVTHRMLGFARSMEPAQDDVDLNQLVRETVSFLDNEILYRTIWVSYDLSPDLPSISTDFNQVQQVVLNLMENAIDAVGNDGSIKLSTRSNGDFVELEIADSGPGIPPELLSKVFDPFFTTKSAGEGTGLGLSIIYTILKRVGGSVKARNLPEGGAQFIVRLPLVNRNTYIQEEVCPE; translated from the coding sequence ATGAAGGCTTTCCACTATCTTCAGCTAAAATGGAAATTGACTGCAACAGCTCTGTCTTTTTCGCTTATCCCCTTATTTCTGTTAGGTTTTGTCCTGCACGGTCAGTTCAGTGAATCTTATGAGGATAAGTTACGCAGCAATTTACGGCTGACTGTACTCAATAAGGCTGATGCCATTGATATGTTCCTGGAGGAACGTGTCGTTCAGTTACAGAACATCGCCAATACCAACTTCTTTTCTGAAATTTCAAATCAGGAAAAGCTGAATAGTCTTTTTGATGCCATTTACAGCACATCGAATTCCTTCATCGATCTTGGCGTTTTCGATCAGCAGGGCAATCACGTTGCCTATTGCGGGCCTTACGATTTGAAGAACATCAACTATCAGGATCAGCGCTGGTTTAATCAGGCCATGCTTAAAGGGGTTTTCATCAGTGATGTTTTCATGGGCTACAGGAATTTTCCGCATTTTGTAATAGCCGTTAAGCGCAGGGAACAGGGGCGGACATGGATACTGCGCGCTACCATTGACTCAGATGTATTCAATTCATTGGTAAGTAATGTTCGGACAGGTCAACTAGGCGATGCTTATCTGATCAATTCCAACCTGTTGCTGCAAACATCATCCAGACGCGGCGGAGATGTTCTTTCCAAAGCAATCCTTCCTGAGTTTTCCCCCGGCGGCAACGTAGAGATAATCAAATGGAATGATCACGGAACCCGAATGGTGGCCGGGATAATGCAATTAAACATGGTTGATTGGAGCCTCGTTGTTCTTGAGAATCCTGAGGAGGAGCTTTCTCCGGTCATTCGGGACCAGTCACTTGTATTTGTCCTGCTTTTTGTCTGCGCCCTGATGATTTCCATCGGGACATATTTCGTTATTACTTCCATTGTCCGCAAATTGATGACTGCGGATAAAGAAAAATCTCTTATGGATGCCACGGTCATGCAATCCTCCAAGATGGCTTCACTTGGAAAGATGGCAGCCGGAGTAGCGCATGAAGTCAATAATCCTCTTTCCATTATCAGGGAAAGTGCCGGATGGATCAGGGACATGATTTCCGATGGCGGTTTTGAAGGGGTTAAAGATCTTCCGAATCTGGAAGAGGCTCTTGGGGATATTGAACGCCATGTGGAACGGGCCCGTTCTGTAACACACAGAATGCTTGGTTTCGCGCGCAGTATGGAACCGGCGCAGGATGATGTCGATCTTAATCAACTGGTCCGGGAGACCGTTTCATTTCTCGATAATGAAATTTTATACCGGACTATCTGGGTCTCCTACGATCTCAGTCCGGACCTTCCTTCTATTTCTACTGATTTCAATCAGGTTCAGCAGGTTGTTTTGAACCTCATGGAGAATGCAATTGATGCCGTAGGAAATGACGGCTCAATCAAGCTTTCAACCCGTAGTAACGGTGATTTTGTCGAGCTTGAGATTGCTGATTCTGGTCCGGGAATCCCGCCGGAGCTTCTCAGTAAGGTCTTTGATCCTTTCTTTACCACCAAGTCAGCCGGGGAAGGCACCGGATTAGGACTTTCCATCATTTATACGATCCTCAAAAGAGTTGGAGGAAGCGTTAAGGCCAGAAATCTGCCTGAAGGCGGAGCTCAATTCATTGTGCGGTTGCCGCTGGTGAATAGGAATACCTACATACAGGAGGAAGTATGTCCAGAATAA
- a CDS encoding response regulator, whose protein sequence is MSRIKLLVVDDEADFLKLVKRRLERRNFDVEVASGGAEALHFLSANPVDVVILDVRMPGMSGMDALKHMRRKHSEVEVIMLTGHSSVASGLEGISHGAYDYILKPFEIDDLIERIRSAHEHAVLRREGGGGNVSSGS, encoded by the coding sequence ATGTCCAGAATAAAGCTGCTTGTGGTGGATGACGAGGCTGATTTCTTGAAACTGGTCAAAAGAAGACTTGAAAGAAGGAATTTTGATGTTGAAGTGGCTTCCGGTGGTGCTGAGGCTTTGCATTTTCTTTCCGCCAATCCTGTGGATGTAGTCATTCTTGATGTGAGGATGCCCGGTATGAGCGGCATGGATGCTCTGAAGCATATGCGCCGCAAGCATAGTGAAGTGGAAGTGATCATGCTCACGGGCCATAGCTCGGTTGCTTCCGGATTGGAGGGAATAAGCCACGGGGCCTACGATTACATTCTTAAACCCTTTGAAATCGATGATCTTATCGAAAGGATTCGGAGCGCTCATGAGCATGCAGTACTTAGGCGTGAAGGCGGAGGCGGGAATGTCAGCTCTGGAAGTTAG
- a CDS encoding sensor histidine kinase produces the protein MSALEVRDLNLLRHVFLGLALIGVAGSLINAGYGTCVEIIAAVAGFSLLGFILQELRRARRKSLELEGQLVQLKRMNSFDEMSAGIAHEINNPLNIIMQEAEIIRVNIEFSESCLLTDEIDESIGVIRAQVRRCSEVTRKLLDMGRKRLPVTQQVDINKLLKGMLALVDEEVGGKKIKVVRDIPSGALSVNTDPPLLRQVFLNLLKNAIQAVGHRGEIVISSRREGGKVVVRVADNGVGIAEDKLPHIFTPFFTTKSPEEGTGIGLAVSLRIINQLGGTIDVESSVGKGTVFSVAIPVNGARSS, from the coding sequence ATGTCAGCTCTGGAAGTTAGAGATCTTAATCTGCTACGGCATGTTTTCTTAGGTCTTGCATTGATTGGCGTTGCAGGATCGTTGATCAATGCAGGGTACGGCACCTGCGTTGAGATTATAGCTGCTGTGGCAGGTTTTTCGTTGCTTGGGTTTATTTTGCAGGAATTGCGGCGTGCGAGGCGTAAAAGTCTTGAGCTGGAAGGTCAGCTTGTTCAGCTCAAGCGTATGAATTCTTTTGACGAGATGTCTGCCGGGATAGCCCATGAAATTAACAATCCTCTGAATATAATCATGCAAGAGGCTGAAATTATAAGGGTTAACATTGAATTTTCAGAGAGTTGCCTGCTCACAGACGAGATTGATGAGAGTATTGGGGTCATCAGGGCGCAGGTAAGACGGTGTTCGGAAGTTACTCGTAAACTGCTGGATATGGGGCGAAAAAGACTGCCTGTAACCCAGCAGGTGGACATCAATAAATTACTGAAGGGAATGCTCGCGCTGGTGGATGAAGAAGTGGGCGGTAAGAAAATAAAAGTTGTCCGGGACATTCCTTCCGGTGCGCTTTCAGTCAATACAGATCCTCCGCTGCTGCGGCAGGTTTTCTTGAATCTCCTTAAAAATGCAATTCAGGCTGTCGGCCATAGGGGGGAGATTGTCATTTCCAGCAGGCGGGAAGGCGGAAAGGTTGTTGTCCGTGTTGCGGATAACGGTGTCGGAATAGCTGAAGATAAACTTCCTCATATATTTACTCCCTTTTTCACGACCAAAAGTCCTGAAGAAGGGACAGGAATCGGTCTCGCCGTAAGTCTTCGTATTATCAATCAACTGGGAGGAACCATCGATGTAGAGTCTTCTGTCGGCAAGGGGACAGTCTTTTCGGTGGCGATTCCCGTAAATGGAGCAAGGTCGTCATGA
- a CDS encoding response regulator has protein sequence MNSKGRILIVDDEDRFRESLKRILEKFGFDAVAVADGMAALHVLERGEVDVVLLDSNMPNLPGEDVFTIIKKHGIAVEIILLTGFPIIENALKMMRNGVFDYLAKPVSIEQLLSVIGLAVENKRIRNWDTGAVDILNNNVD, from the coding sequence ATGAACAGCAAAGGACGGATTCTGATTGTCGATGATGAGGATCGGTTCAGGGAAAGTCTGAAACGTATTCTTGAGAAGTTCGGATTTGATGCTGTGGCCGTTGCTGACGGAATGGCTGCCCTGCATGTGCTTGAAAGGGGGGAGGTGGATGTTGTCCTGTTGGACAGCAATATGCCTAACCTTCCGGGAGAGGATGTTTTCACGATTATTAAAAAACATGGAATCGCTGTGGAAATAATTCTCCTGACGGGTTTTCCGATCATTGAAAATGCTCTCAAGATGATGCGCAACGGCGTATTTGATTATCTGGCAAAGCCGGTGTCAATCGAGCAGCTTTTATCTGTGATCGGGTTGGCGGTGGAAAACAAGCGGATCAGGAATTGGGATACGGGTGCTGTAGATATTCTCAACAATAATGTTGACTGA